Proteins from a genomic interval of Pristis pectinata isolate sPriPec2 chromosome 9, sPriPec2.1.pri, whole genome shotgun sequence:
- the hey1 gene encoding hairy/enhancer-of-split related with YRPW motif protein 1 translates to MKRTHDYSSSDSELDETIEVEKESADENGNSSTATGSMSPSTSSQVLARKRRRGIIEKRRRDRINNSLSELRRLVPSAYEKQGSAKLEKAEILQMTVDHLKMLHAAGGKGYFDAHALAMDYRSLGFRECLAEVARYLSIIEGLENSDPLRVRLVSHLNNYASQREAASTAPPSIGHLSWGNGFSHHPHHHLHPLLMPQVVHNNSNTASTEPHHQNRIGTSSHTDTSPHRVAPSCSVGPVIPVVTSSTKLSPPLFSMSSLSAFPLSFSTFPLISPSTFSSSAPTPTNNIGKPYRPWGTEIGAF, encoded by the exons ATGAAGAGAACTCACGATTACAGCTCATCGGACAGTGAATTGGACGAAACGATCGAAGTAGAGAAAGAAAGCGCCGATGAAAATGG GAACTCCAGCACAGCCACGGGCTCCATGTCCCCCAGCACCTCCTCGCAGGTCCTGGCCAGGAAGAGGAGACGCGGG ATCATAGAAAAACGTCGCCGGGATCGTATTAATAACAGCTTGTCTGAACTACGAAGACTGGTGCCGAGCGCTTATGAGAAACAG GGATCCGCCAAACTGGAAAAAGCAGAAATTTTGCAAATGACTGTTGATCACTTGAAGATGCTGCATGCGGCCGGTGGCAAAG GTTATTTTGATGCTCATGCTCTAGCCATGGACTACCGCAGCCTGGGATTTCGAGAATGTTTGGCTGAAGTGGCTCGCTACTTGAGTATAATTGAAGGCCTAGAAAACTCCGATCCACTCCGAGTGCGTCTGGTCTCTCATCTCAACAACTATGCATCGCAGAGAGAAGCTGCAAGCACTGCCCCACCAAGCATCGGACATCTTTCCTGGGGCAATGGCTTCAGTCACCACCCACATCACCATCTGCATCCGCTCCTGATGCCACAGGTTGTCCATAACAATAGTAATACTGCCTCGACAGAGCCTCACCATCAAAACCGGATCGGAACCTCCTCACACACAGATACGTCTCCACATAGGGTGGCTCCCAGTTGCAGTGTTGGTCCAGTCATTCCAGTGGTTACCTCCTCCACAAAACTGTCCCCCCCTTTGTTCTCAATGTCATCCTTATCTGcattccctctgtctttcagcaCTTTCCCTTTGATTTCTCCCAGTACATTCAGTTCATCAGCTCCGACTCCAACAAACAACATCGGCAAGCCCTACAGACCCTGGGGGACAGAGATCGGCGCTTTCTAA